A genomic window from Micromonospora sp. WMMA1947 includes:
- a CDS encoding metal-sensitive transcriptional regulator, with translation MTAPSSPTRGYTASKDQLLARLRRIEGQVRGIEKMVEDDRYCIDVLTQISAIQAALDKVALGLLDGHARHCMHEGAAEGRADEMATEMMAAVGRLMKRG, from the coding sequence ATGACCGCGCCGTCCAGCCCCACCCGGGGCTACACCGCCAGCAAGGACCAACTCCTCGCCCGGCTCCGCCGGATCGAGGGTCAGGTCCGCGGCATCGAGAAGATGGTCGAGGACGACCGCTACTGCATCGACGTGCTGACGCAGATCTCGGCCATCCAGGCGGCGCTGGACAAGGTCGCGCTGGGCCTGCTCGACGGGCACGCCCGGCACTGCATGCACGAGGGCGCCGCCGAGGGCCGGGCCGACGAGATGGCGACCGAGATGATGGCCGCCGTCGGCCGCCTGATGAAGCGCGGCTGA
- a CDS encoding SHOCT domain-containing protein codes for MMWQSPMMGWMWIWSLLVLAVLAGLVWAAVRWTGPQYLGPTTARRILDERYARGEIDEDEYRRRRAGLT; via the coding sequence ATGATGTGGCAGAGCCCGATGATGGGCTGGATGTGGATCTGGTCCCTGCTGGTGCTCGCGGTGCTGGCGGGGCTCGTCTGGGCGGCCGTGCGGTGGACCGGCCCGCAGTACCTGGGCCCGACGACGGCCCGGCGCATCCTCGACGAGCGGTACGCCCGCGGCGAGATCGACGAGGACGAGTACCGGCGACGCCGAGCCGGACTGACCTGA
- a CDS encoding CsbD family protein: MGLDDKIDNTSQDATGKVKEGIGRATDNERLEAEGRNDQAGAKLKQAVEKVKDAFKS; this comes from the coding sequence ATGGGTCTCGACGACAAGATCGACAACACCTCGCAGGACGCCACGGGCAAGGTCAAGGAGGGCATCGGCCGGGCGACCGACAACGAGCGCCTCGAGGCCGAGGGCCGCAACGACCAGGCCGGTGCCAAGCTCAAGCAGGCCGTCGAGAAGGTCAAGGACGCCTTCAAGAGCTGA
- a CDS encoding EndoU domain-containing protein produces MGGGKAGGRLMRAALRFLKRTKTRNRPDRMNPHFTEHVMGGHVKPGMPKGSGYHYRPGGEDFPGRRLQPGSVVKDPKTGAYTAKPEFFDPTLNPPHGAWKPKKGNGGESSFFPDDWTPAQVDNAITGAFQNAKPVPGTSMWRGTHKGLVIEGFYNGSGGFTHGWPVVIP; encoded by the coding sequence ATGGGCGGGGGCAAAGCAGGCGGCCGGTTGATGCGGGCCGCGTTGCGCTTTCTCAAGCGCACGAAGACGCGTAACCGGCCCGACCGGATGAACCCGCACTTCACCGAGCACGTGATGGGCGGCCACGTGAAGCCGGGCATGCCCAAGGGGTCGGGCTACCACTACCGGCCCGGCGGTGAGGACTTTCCCGGCCGGCGGCTCCAGCCCGGCAGCGTCGTCAAGGACCCCAAGACCGGCGCCTACACCGCCAAACCCGAGTTCTTCGATCCGACGCTGAACCCTCCGCACGGGGCCTGGAAGCCGAAGAAGGGCAACGGCGGCGAAAGCTCCTTCTTCCCCGACGACTGGACGCCGGCCCAGGTCGACAACGCCATCACCGGTGCCTTCCAGAACGCGAAGCCGGTGCCCGGCACCAGCATGTGGCGCGGCACTCACAAGGGCCTGGTGATCGAGGGTTTCTACAATGGCTCGGGCGGCTTCACCCACGGATGGCCGGTCGTCATCCCATGA
- a CDS encoding heavy metal translocating P-type ATPase gives MTATGKALPTAPNLIELAIGGMTCASCAARIEKKLNRMDGVEATVNYATEKATVRYADDIAPADLIATVEKTGYTAVVPPPPEQAEAAAGGEPVDELRTARTRLWVSAVLTVPVIVLAMVPAWQFDYWQWASLTLAAPVVVWGGLPFHRAALVNLRHGAATMDTLVSLGTLAAFGWSLWALFLGTAGMPGMKHPFSFDITRGDGAGNIYLEAAAGVTVFILAGRYFEARSKRTAGSALRALLELGAKDVAVLRDGQETRIPVGRLAVGDRFVVRPGEKVATDGVVEEGTSAVDASMLTGESVPVEVGPGDTVVGATVNAGGRLVVRATRVGGDTQLAQMARLVEQAQTGKAAVQRLADRISGVFVPIVIALAAGTLGWWLGTGSGTTAAFTAAVAVLIIACPCALGLATPTALLVGTGRGAQLGVLIKGPEVLESTRRVDTVVLDKTGTVTTGRMALAEVLPADGEDAAELLRVAGALEAASEHPIARAVAEAAADAGPLPPVGEFANAEGLGVTGTVDGRTVVVGRARLLRERGLDVPEEVQRAATGAEAAGRTAILAGWDGRARGVLAVADAVKPTSRAAVARLRELGLKPVLLTGDNTTVAKAVAAEVGIDEVIAEVLPADKVDVVERLQREGRVVAMVGDGVNDAAALARADLGLAMGTGTDAAIEAADLTLVRGDLMAAADAIRLSRRTLAIIKGNLFWAFAYNVAALPLAAAGLLNPMLAGAAMAFSSVFVVGNSLRLRRFRPIG, from the coding sequence ATGACTGCCACGGGAAAGGCGCTGCCCACCGCGCCGAACCTGATCGAACTGGCGATCGGCGGGATGACCTGCGCGTCCTGCGCCGCCCGGATCGAGAAGAAGCTCAACCGGATGGACGGCGTCGAGGCGACTGTGAACTACGCCACCGAGAAGGCCACCGTCCGGTACGCCGACGACATCGCGCCGGCCGACCTGATCGCCACCGTCGAGAAGACCGGCTACACCGCAGTGGTGCCGCCGCCGCCCGAGCAGGCGGAGGCCGCGGCGGGCGGCGAGCCGGTGGACGAACTGCGCACCGCGCGTACCCGGCTCTGGGTCTCCGCCGTGCTCACAGTGCCGGTGATCGTGCTCGCCATGGTTCCGGCCTGGCAGTTCGACTACTGGCAGTGGGCCTCGCTCACGCTGGCCGCCCCGGTGGTGGTCTGGGGCGGGCTGCCGTTCCACCGCGCCGCACTGGTCAACCTGCGGCACGGCGCGGCGACCATGGACACGCTCGTCTCGCTCGGCACGCTGGCCGCGTTCGGCTGGTCGCTCTGGGCGCTGTTCCTCGGCACCGCCGGCATGCCCGGGATGAAACACCCGTTCAGCTTCGACATCACCCGCGGCGACGGCGCCGGCAACATCTACCTGGAGGCCGCCGCCGGGGTGACCGTGTTCATCCTGGCCGGGCGGTACTTCGAGGCCCGCTCCAAGCGCACCGCCGGGTCGGCGCTGCGCGCGCTGCTGGAACTCGGGGCCAAGGACGTGGCGGTGCTGCGCGACGGGCAGGAGACCCGGATCCCGGTCGGCCGGCTGGCGGTCGGTGACCGCTTCGTGGTCCGGCCCGGCGAGAAGGTCGCCACCGACGGCGTGGTCGAGGAGGGCACCTCGGCCGTCGACGCCAGCATGCTCACCGGCGAGTCGGTGCCGGTCGAGGTGGGGCCGGGCGACACCGTGGTCGGCGCGACGGTGAACGCCGGCGGCCGGCTGGTCGTCCGGGCCACCCGGGTCGGCGGCGACACCCAGCTCGCCCAGATGGCGCGGCTGGTGGAGCAGGCGCAGACCGGCAAGGCGGCGGTGCAGCGGCTCGCCGACCGGATCTCCGGCGTGTTCGTGCCGATCGTGATCGCGCTGGCCGCGGGCACGCTCGGCTGGTGGCTCGGCACCGGCTCCGGTACGACCGCCGCGTTCACCGCCGCGGTGGCCGTACTGATCATCGCCTGCCCGTGTGCGCTCGGCCTGGCCACGCCGACCGCGCTGCTCGTCGGCACCGGGCGCGGCGCGCAGCTCGGTGTGCTGATCAAGGGGCCGGAGGTGCTGGAGTCCACCCGCCGGGTCGACACCGTGGTGCTGGACAAGACCGGCACCGTCACCACCGGCCGGATGGCGCTGGCCGAGGTACTGCCCGCCGACGGCGAGGACGCCGCCGAGCTGCTCCGGGTGGCCGGCGCGCTGGAGGCCGCCTCCGAGCACCCGATCGCGCGTGCCGTCGCCGAGGCTGCCGCCGACGCCGGGCCGCTGCCGCCGGTCGGCGAGTTCGCCAACGCCGAGGGGCTGGGCGTGACCGGCACCGTCGACGGCCGGACCGTGGTGGTCGGCCGGGCCCGGCTGCTGCGGGAGCGGGGTCTCGACGTACCCGAGGAGGTCCAGCGGGCCGCGACCGGCGCGGAGGCCGCCGGGCGGACGGCGATCCTGGCCGGCTGGGACGGGCGGGCCCGGGGCGTGCTCGCGGTGGCCGACGCGGTGAAGCCGACCAGCCGGGCGGCCGTCGCCCGGCTGCGTGAGCTGGGCCTCAAGCCGGTGCTGCTCACCGGCGACAACACCACGGTGGCGAAGGCGGTGGCGGCCGAGGTCGGCATCGACGAGGTGATCGCGGAGGTGCTGCCCGCCGACAAGGTCGACGTGGTCGAGCGGCTCCAGCGCGAGGGCCGGGTGGTCGCCATGGTCGGCGACGGGGTGAACGACGCCGCCGCGCTGGCCCGGGCCGACCTCGGGCTAGCCATGGGCACCGGCACCGACGCGGCCATCGAGGCCGCCGACCTGACGCTGGTCCGGGGCGACCTGATGGCCGCGGCGGACGCCATCCGGCTCTCCCGGCGGACCCTGGCGATCATCAAGGGCAACCTGTTCTGGGCGTTCGCCTACAACGTCGCGGCGCTGCCGCTGGCGGCGGCCGGGCTGCTCAACCCGATGCTCGCCGGGGCGGCGATGGCGTTCTCGTCGGTCTTCGTGGTGGGCAACAGCCTGCGGCTACGACGCTTTCGCCCGATCGGGTGA
- a CDS encoding sigma-70 family RNA polymerase sigma factor, with product MTAPVVEDLLRTLAPQVLGVLVRRYGQFYACEDAVQEALLAAAVQWPEQGLPDHPRSWLVTVATRRLTDEWRSEHARRAREVAVAVRQPAYATVAPPADEEPPSGDDTLKLLFLCCHPVLPVSGQVALTLRAVGGLSTAEIARAYLVPEATMSQRIRRAKQRIEAAGARFTLPSPADRDERLSAVLRVLYLIFNEGYTASSGEALHRAELTGEAIRLTRELRRLLPDDGEVAGLLALMLLTDAHRAARTGPVGELVPLAEQDRTRWDRDAIAEGAALVTEALTWSAPGPYQVQAAIAAVHAEAPTAEDTDWRQIVALYRVLARVAPNPMVTLNQAVAVAMVDGPRAGLALLATLDADDRTAGHHRLAAVRAHLLDLAGDRAGARVAYLAAARATTSLPERRYLEVRAARLADR from the coding sequence GTGACAGCACCTGTGGTCGAGGACCTGCTGCGTACGCTCGCGCCGCAGGTCCTCGGCGTGCTCGTGCGCCGGTACGGCCAGTTCTACGCCTGCGAGGACGCCGTGCAGGAGGCGCTGCTCGCCGCCGCCGTGCAGTGGCCGGAACAGGGCCTGCCCGACCACCCCCGCTCCTGGCTGGTCACCGTCGCGACGCGGCGGCTCACCGACGAGTGGCGCAGCGAGCACGCCCGCCGGGCACGCGAGGTCGCGGTGGCGGTGCGGCAACCCGCGTACGCCACTGTCGCCCCGCCCGCCGACGAGGAGCCGCCGAGCGGGGACGACACGCTGAAGCTGCTGTTCCTCTGCTGCCATCCGGTGTTGCCGGTGAGCGGGCAGGTGGCGCTCACGCTGCGCGCCGTGGGTGGGTTGAGCACCGCCGAGATCGCCCGCGCGTACCTGGTGCCGGAGGCGACGATGAGCCAGCGGATCCGCCGGGCGAAGCAGCGGATCGAGGCGGCCGGCGCGCGATTCACGCTTCCGTCACCGGCCGACCGCGACGAGCGGCTGAGCGCGGTGCTGCGCGTGCTCTACCTGATCTTCAACGAGGGCTACACCGCGTCCAGCGGCGAGGCGCTGCACCGGGCCGAGCTGACCGGGGAGGCGATCCGGCTGACCCGGGAGCTGCGCCGGCTGCTCCCGGACGACGGCGAGGTGGCCGGGTTGCTGGCGCTGATGCTGCTCACCGACGCCCACCGGGCCGCCCGTACCGGGCCGGTGGGCGAACTGGTGCCGTTGGCGGAGCAGGACCGCACCCGCTGGGACCGGGACGCGATCGCCGAGGGGGCGGCGCTGGTGACCGAAGCGCTCACCTGGTCGGCGCCGGGGCCGTACCAGGTGCAGGCGGCGATCGCCGCGGTGCACGCGGAGGCACCCACCGCCGAGGACACCGACTGGCGGCAGATCGTCGCGCTCTACCGGGTGCTGGCGCGGGTCGCGCCGAACCCGATGGTCACGCTCAACCAGGCCGTCGCGGTGGCAATGGTGGACGGCCCACGCGCGGGGCTGGCGCTGCTGGCCACGCTCGACGCCGACGACCGGACCGCGGGCCACCACCGGCTCGCCGCCGTCCGCGCGCACCTGCTCGACCTGGCCGGTGATCGTGCCGGGGCCCGGGTCGCGTACCTGGCCGCCGCGCGGGCCACCACGAGCCTGCCGGAGCGGCGTTATCTGGAGGTGCGCGCGGCGCGCCTGGCCGACAGGTGA
- a CDS encoding YciI family protein yields MLLIWNRPGFVEELTEAERTAIFGEVDEIMKELTESGELVGGEALAHPSQTRTARPAAGGGTEVTDGPFMESKEQFAGYLTVDCETPERAAEIAARWPDVRHGFGVLEVRAVMEQAGTEM; encoded by the coding sequence ATGCTGCTGATCTGGAACCGGCCCGGCTTCGTGGAGGAGCTGACCGAGGCGGAACGCACCGCGATCTTCGGTGAGGTCGACGAGATCATGAAGGAGCTGACCGAGTCCGGCGAACTGGTCGGCGGCGAGGCGCTGGCCCACCCCTCGCAGACCCGCACGGCCCGCCCGGCGGCCGGTGGCGGCACCGAGGTCACCGACGGGCCGTTCATGGAGAGCAAGGAGCAGTTCGCCGGCTACCTGACCGTCGACTGCGAGACCCCGGAGCGGGCCGCCGAGATCGCCGCGCGCTGGCCGGACGTACGGCACGGTTTCGGGGTGCTGGAGGTGCGGGCGGTGATGGAGCAGGCCGGGACGGAGATGTGA
- a CDS encoding heavy-metal-associated domain-containing protein, producing METTYQVSGMTCGHCVNSVSTELSALPGVTDVQVDLASGRVTITSQNPLDADAVRAAVDEAGYDLVGA from the coding sequence ATGGAGACCACCTACCAGGTGAGCGGCATGACCTGCGGGCACTGCGTCAACTCGGTGAGCACCGAGCTGAGCGCGCTTCCGGGCGTCACCGACGTCCAGGTCGACCTGGCCAGTGGCCGGGTCACCATCACCAGTCAGAACCCGCTGGACGCGGACGCGGTCCGCGCGGCGGTCGACGAGGCCGGCTACGACCTCGTCGGTGCGTGA
- a CDS encoding DUF2786 domain-containing protein, with amino-acid sequence MSPAERLLDAAVATARGTDVRAAERALDGLVVADGAAVDAALLARLTRDVGRLWPRGWQPADLDRLAIRRLTPRGARLLRDAMAAQRRTLPPPVPAWFDEQLTETGARWDDDAGWLDRRADGDRITTLRDAVDAVVLVAGLPPIAALRPPPGSAGTALAAATPSGSRMLDRVRALLAKAESTGYPAEAEAFTAKAQELMARHSIDVALLDAGAERSGGPGGVRIGVDAPYAAAKALLIQEVAAANRCESVWSDDLGFATVLGFPADLAAVELLHTSLLVQATAAMLRGRGERGKAGGRRTKGYDESFLNAFALRIGDRLREASAAAAEELADDRLLPVLAARSDAVRERVDQLFPGTTRHRLQVRDEQGWVSGTSAADRASLDPGRPARRPVRGGR; translated from the coding sequence GTGTCACCAGCCGAGCGACTGCTCGACGCCGCCGTCGCGACCGCGCGCGGCACCGACGTACGCGCTGCCGAGCGGGCCCTCGACGGGCTCGTGGTGGCCGACGGCGCGGCGGTGGACGCGGCGCTGCTCGCCCGGCTCACGCGGGACGTGGGCCGGCTCTGGCCGCGTGGCTGGCAGCCCGCCGACCTGGACCGGCTCGCCATCCGGCGGCTCACGCCGCGTGGCGCCCGGCTGCTGCGCGACGCGATGGCCGCGCAGCGACGCACGCTGCCCCCGCCGGTCCCGGCCTGGTTCGACGAGCAGCTCACCGAGACCGGCGCCCGCTGGGACGACGACGCGGGCTGGCTGGACCGGCGCGCCGACGGCGACCGGATCACCACGTTGCGGGACGCGGTCGACGCGGTCGTCCTGGTGGCGGGGCTGCCGCCGATCGCGGCGCTGCGGCCGCCACCCGGCTCGGCCGGCACCGCACTAGCGGCCGCGACACCGAGCGGTTCCCGGATGCTCGACCGGGTACGCGCGCTGCTCGCCAAGGCCGAGTCGACCGGCTACCCGGCCGAGGCCGAGGCGTTCACCGCGAAGGCGCAGGAGCTGATGGCCCGGCACAGCATCGACGTGGCGCTGCTCGACGCCGGGGCCGAACGTTCCGGCGGCCCGGGTGGGGTACGGATCGGCGTCGACGCCCCGTACGCGGCCGCGAAGGCGCTGCTGATCCAGGAGGTGGCGGCGGCCAACCGGTGCGAGTCGGTCTGGTCCGACGACCTCGGTTTCGCCACCGTGCTCGGCTTCCCGGCCGACCTGGCGGCGGTCGAACTGCTGCACACCTCGCTGCTCGTGCAGGCCACCGCCGCGATGCTGCGCGGCCGGGGCGAGCGCGGCAAGGCCGGCGGGCGGCGTACCAAGGGCTACGACGAGTCGTTCCTCAACGCGTTCGCGCTGCGCATCGGCGACCGGCTGCGGGAGGCGAGCGCGGCGGCGGCCGAGGAGTTGGCCGACGACCGGCTGCTGCCGGTGCTCGCGGCCCGCTCCGACGCCGTCCGGGAACGCGTCGACCAGCTCTTTCCCGGCACCACCCGGCACCGCCTCCAGGTGCGTGACGAGCAGGGCTGGGTCTCCGGGACCAGCGCGGCCGACCGCGCCTCGCTCGACCCGGGCCGCCCGGCACGCCGTCCGGTACGCGGTGGTCGCTGA
- a CDS encoding YbaB/EbfC family nucleoid-associated protein: MADAADPSGFGRVLSETMAALQRQTDASEQVAPPEGVGEAADGLIRVTAGPPGQVTGLTLDPRVMRMASEALAEEIEAAVNAALADLREQATTAPGEVDLGSLGEQLRRVQADAGRQFSMFTDALMQAQDRLARQDGR; this comes from the coding sequence ATGGCCGATGCCGCCGACCCGTCCGGCTTCGGCCGGGTGCTGTCCGAAACCATGGCCGCGCTCCAGCGGCAGACCGACGCGAGCGAACAGGTGGCACCACCGGAAGGTGTCGGCGAGGCCGCCGACGGCCTGATCCGGGTCACCGCCGGCCCACCCGGTCAGGTCACCGGGCTGACGCTCGATCCCCGCGTGATGCGGATGGCCAGCGAGGCCCTCGCCGAGGAGATCGAAGCGGCGGTGAACGCCGCGCTCGCCGACCTGCGGGAGCAGGCCACCACCGCCCCGGGCGAGGTCGACCTGGGTTCGCTCGGTGAGCAGCTGCGCCGCGTCCAGGCCGACGCGGGACGCCAGTTCAGCATGTTCACCGACGCCCTGATGCAGGCGCAGGACCGGCTCGCCCGCCAGGACGGGCGCTGA